The following proteins are co-located in the Camarhynchus parvulus chromosome 19, STF_HiC, whole genome shotgun sequence genome:
- the SPECC1 gene encoding cytospin-B isoform X2 — MGNQPGRAEEHEQGAVSAAKRTGIPAPRELSSSVSRERAVLRAQANPRKTQPSPTSSAAPTPTKHVRPTSKSKQENETGDKAVLESQVKELLAEAKTKDSEITKLRCELKKCKEKGSLNTEGMGASNQNLETVSPVDIDPLIRTLQEKNRTFQKELASLGEENRALKEKLLYLENSPLSDTTTSSGGDSSLPTPTTQESSFGSPSKSVSRGEAEEHRQHVNGAALRNSGSSSSDVTKASLSPDASDFEHIADVPSRPASASSNHFKSSKCSTAGSSPNNISDLSVASLTERIQKMEENHHSTAEELQATLQELSDQQQMVQELTTENEKLVEEKALLETSFRQHRDRAEQLSQENEKLVTLLQERSKNEAQEEKVLELEQKCAEVLEKAQFEREKLLNIQQQLTSSLRSLEREHQDAQQMIKSLREENEKLLKLLEVEQQSNSTVTKSLEDCKIALEGLKIENGSLKTQLENEKQKAAEINVVGCTSDNSEVQEMLKVAHAEKAQLEASCTELKQELLKANSELKHIQGLLSKAENEYGQLKEVCDRQAEQLSRTSQKLQEKTSENEADIKNLKETIFELEDQVEQHRAIKLHNNQLISDLESKAMKLEEQKQDTERQLKALTKQMKEDTEEWRRFQADLQTAVVVANDIKCEAQQELRVVKRKLQEEEEKSARLQKELDEVKGSSRCLISAS, encoded by the exons ATGGGGAACCAGCCGGGCAGGGCGGAGGAGCACGAGCAAG GAGCAGTTTCGGCTGCGAAGCGCACGGGGATCCCAGCGCCCCGGGAATTGTCCTCATCCGTGTCCAGGGAGAGAGCTGTGCTGCGTGCTCAGGCCAACCCcaggaaaacacagcccagccccacctctTCTGCTGCACCAACTCCTACCAAACACGTGCGCCCCACCAGCAAGTCCAAGCAAGAGAATGAAACTGGTGACAAGGCTGTTCTGGAATCTCAGGTTAAAGAACTCCTGGCAGAAGCAAAGACAAAAGATTCGGAAATTACCAAACTTCGTTGTGAGTTGaagaaatgcaaagagaaaGGGTCACTCAACACTGAAGGAATGGGGGCTTCCAACCAAAATTTAGAAACAGTATCACCTGTTGACATAGATCCATTAATAAGGACCcttcaggagaaaaacaggACTTTCCAAAAAGAGCTTGCTAGCCTGGGAGAAGAAAACCGTgctttgaaagagaaattgCTTTATCTGGAGAACTCTCCTCTCTCAGACACAACCACAAGCAGTGGAGGAGACAGCAGCCTCCCAACCCCAACTACCCAAGAGTCGAGTTTTGGAAGCCCATCCAAGAGTGTGTCCAGGGGTgaggcagaggagcacaggcagcacgTGAATGGGGCTGCCCTGCGCAATTCCGGCTCCTCCAGCAGCGATGTCACCAAGGCCTCCCTGTCCCCTGATGCATCTGACTTTGAGCACATTGCAGATGTGCCTTCCAGGCCAGCATCTGCCAGCAGCAACCACTTCAAAAGCTCCAAGTGCTCCACTGCAGGAAGTTCTCCAAACAATATTAGCGACCTCTCTGTGGCGTCTCTTACGGAGAGAATACAAAAGATGGAGGAGAAtcaccacagcacagcagaagagctgcaggcCACTTTGCAGGAGCTATCTGATCAGCAGCAAATGGTGCAGGAGTTGACaacagaaaatgagaagctGGTGGAAGAGAAAGCTCTCCTGGAGACTTCCTTCCGTCAGCACAGAGATagagctgagcagctgagcCAGGAAAATGAGAAGCTCGTGACTCTCCTCCAAGAGCGATCCAAGAATGAAGCTCAAGAGGAGAAGGTCCTTGAACTGGAACAGAAATGTGCAGAAGTTCTTGAAAAAGCACAATTTGAAAGAGAGAAATTGCTTAACATTCAGCAACAGTTAACCAGCAGCCTGAGAAGCTTAGAAAGGGAGCATCAGGATGCCCAGCAGATGATAAAAAgcctgagagaagaaaatgagaagctgCTTAAACTTCTGGAAGTGGAACAGCAGAGCAACAGCACAGTGACAAAAAGTCTGGAGGACTGTAAAATTGCCTTGGAAGGTCTGAAAATTGAGAATGGCTCTCTCAAAACTCAGCTGgagaatgagaaacaaaaggCTGCAGAAATCAACGTGGTGGGCTGCACCTCTGACAACTCTGAGGTGCAGGAGATGCTCAAAGTAGCCCATGCAGAAAAGGCCCAGTTAGAAGCCTCTTGCACTGAGCTGAAACAAGAGCTGCTGAAGGCAAACAGTGAACTGAAGCACATTCAGGGGCTGCTGTCTAAG gCTGAGAATGAGTATGGTCAGCTGAAGGAGGTGTGTGACCGACAGGCTGAGCAACTGAGCAGGACCAgccagaagctgcaggagaagaCATCAGAGAATGAAGCAGATATCAAAAACCTGAAGGAGACCATTTTTGAGTTGGAAGACCAGGTGGAACAACATCGTGCTATAAAACTCCACAATAACCAGCTCATCAGTGACCTGGAAA GTAAAGCAATGAAACTGGAAGAACAAAAACAAGATACAGAGAGGCAGCTGAAAGCTCTGACTAAGCAGATGAAG GAGGACACAGAGGAGTGGAGGCGTTTCCAGGCTGACCTGCAGACTGCAGTGGTTGTAGCCAATGACATTAAGTGTGAAGCTCAGCAGGAGCTCCGTGTGGTGAagaggaagctgcaggaggaggaggagaagagtgCCAgactgcagaaggagctggatgaagtgaagggcagcagcag